The following proteins are encoded in a genomic region of Gossypium hirsutum isolate 1008001.06 chromosome D05, Gossypium_hirsutum_v2.1, whole genome shotgun sequence:
- the LOC107902817 gene encoding VAN3-binding protein — translation MHFRFSSHDKCQSVSLSSLACSCCICWNPSLSFSEGEAVDKFKMSSCSVRRSSKKLENIDENGPPRWLQLSCPLPETPTEPMEFLARSWSLSAMELSKALAKNNIAASNGVDADIKSSSASSVGNIETHDSRQSLIQQQPSDDSPPIISPRESEDLKELFLLHQTLNPEFLSNQQLLKNGIYKSIVRGRTMGKWLKDQKDRKKQEIRAHNAQLHAAVSVAGVAAAVAALTASNAMLPETETTGLKTLSKVPTAMASAAALVASHCIEIAEDMGADHDQILTVVNSAINARTNGDIMTLTAGAATALRGAAALRARLQKAGALALGEDGNGLNITTALNFAATGGELLKRTRKGALHWKQVSFYINSNWQVVVKLKSKHMGGTYTKKKKCVIFGVHDGIPAWPRREKKDNAEQRAYFGIKTAERIIEFECRSKGDKQMWTDGIQHMLNCCNSIAYF, via the exons atgcattttagATTCAGTTCCCATGATAAATGTCAAAGTGTTTCTTTATCTTCCTTGGCTTGTTCTTGTTGTATTTGTTGGAATCCAAGTCTTAGCTTCAGTGAAGGTGAAGCAGTGGACAAGTTTAAAA TGAGCTCATGCAGTGTAAGACGCTCATCAAAGAAGCTGGAAAACATAGATGAGAATGGTCCCCCAAGGTGGTTACAATTGTCTTGTCCTCTTCCAGAAACTCCTACAGAACCAATGGAGTTTCTTGCCAGATCATGGAGTTTGTCAGCCATGGAACTCTCCAAAGCTCTTGCCAAGAATAATATAGCTGCTTCCAATGGCGTTGATGCTGACATTAAGTCTTCATCTGCTTCTTCTGTTGGAAATATTGAAACGCATGATTCAAGACAATCc CTAATTCAGCAGCAGCCTAGTGACGATAGCCCTCCAATAATTTCCCCAAGGGAAAGTGAAGATCTGAAG GAACTATTTTTGCTTCATCAAACACTGAACCCAGAGTTTCTTTCTAATCAACAATTGCTTAAAAATGGG ATATACAAGAGCATTGTAAGAGGGCGAACAATGGGGAAATGGTTGAAGGATCAGAAAGATAGGAAGAAGCAAGAGATTAGAGCCCATAATGCACAACTTCATGCAGCTGTATCAGTGGCCGGTGTTGCGGCTGCCGTTGCAGCACTTACTGCCTCTAACGCAATGTTACCGGAAACGGAAACTACAGGTCTTAAGACATTGTCTAAAGTACCGACTGCTATGGCATCTGCGGCAGCTCTTGTAGCTTCTCACTGCATTGAGATTGCTGAGGACATGGGAGCTGATCATGACCAAATCTTAACAGTAGTCAACTCTGCAATTAATGCAAGAACTAATGGAGATATAATGACCCTAACAGCTGGAGCAGCTACAG CCTTGCGAGGAGCTGCTGCCTTAAGGGCAAGGCTGCAAAAGGCTGGGGCTTTAGCTTTGGGTGAAGACGGTAATGGATTGAACATCACAACAGCATTGAACTTTGCTGCAACTGGGGGTGAACTACTCAAGCGCACGAGAAAAG GAGCTTTACATTGGAAGCAAGTTTCTTTCTACATAAACTCTAACTGGCAG GTGGTGGTTAAACTGAAAAGTAAGCATATGGGAGGCACATACACTAAAAAGAAGAAGT GTGTGATCTTTGGAGTTCATGATGGCATCCCGGCATGGCCAAGAAGGGAGAAAAAAGACAATGCAGAGCAGAGAGCTTATTTTGGGATTAAGACTGCAGAGAGGATAATAGAATTCGAGTGCAGGAGTAAAGGTGACAAACAGATGTGGACGGATGGGATTCAACATATGTTGAATTGTTGTAATAGCATTGCATATTTCTGA
- the LOC107902816 gene encoding protein NRT1/ PTR FAMILY 1.1 yields the protein MQFLNKACVIKNPQQDLTSDGNASNPWSLLYNRSSGRAESVNQSDTGLVYGIIIAVTYSLDSFAVIQASTMDRHITPKLDIPAGSFGASVIITFVVGIALYDRIILPLALKMKGKPVCLSFKQRRETGLLCSCAATVSLTVVEYIRREIAIQEGLSDKPQAMVHISALWILPYAIMSNWASDFNGIGQRILLL from the exons ATGCA GTTTCTGAATAAAGCTTGTGTGATAAAGAACCCTCAACAGGACTTAACCTCTGATGGCAATGCTTCAAACCCATGGAGTCTTTTGTACAATAGATCAAGTGGAAGAGCTGAAAGCGTTAATCAGAGTGATACCGGTCTGGTCTACGGAATCATAATCGCTGTGACATATTCTTTGGATTCTTTTGCAGTAATTCAAGCAAGTACCATGGACCGACATATAACTCCAAAGCTTGATATTCCAGCAGGTTCATTTGGTGCGTCTGTGATCATCACTTTTGTAGTAGGGATTGCTTTGTATGATCGGATAATTCTTCCTTTAGCATTAAAAATGAAAGGGAAACCGGTTTGTCTTAGTTTTAAGCAAAGAAGGGAGACCGGacttctttgctcttgtgcagCCACGGTTTCATTAACAGTTGTGGAGTATATTCGACGAGAAATCGCAATCCAAGAAGGGCTTTCGGATAAACCACAAGCCATGGTGCACATTTCTGCACTATGGATTCTGCCATATGCTATCATGTCCAACTGGGCTTCGGATTTCAATGGAATTGGACAGAGAATTCTTTTACTCTGA